CTGTTTTACAAGGAATGCATGATTCAGGATTGTTTGTCCTACTGTCCCTGTGGAGCGGCTCCTCCCCAAGATACCGGTTTGATCTGCTTATACAATATCCAGACTACCAGTGGATGTTGTTAAGCTGTTGCCTGCTGTTAGGAATGCTGTTGTTTTGCTCTGTTAAGTAGACTTTCCTCTTGAGGATAACGATTgtgtccatttttttttaatgcaagtcTTTCAGCAAAGCAACTCGGCTTGTGATTGTTTTTCTGTAATTCCCAGTAGTCCCAGTAGGATTTactcagtgtttgtgttgtcaGGTGTTCAGTTATATCAACCTAGTTGTTGATAGTAATACTGTCAGGCAGCAGTCATAGCCACAGCAACACTGTCTCTTTGCCTGCGCCCAAACAGTTTCAGTAGGTCTTGTCTGAACTTTTGGGACATCAGTACATAGAGGATGGGGTTCATCACCGTAGAGGAGGTCGCCATGAAGCGTGCAAATACGCTGAAGGGGCCATAACGTGGTGAGGCGCCAGTGGCCCCTGAGCTGTTATCTGACAATAAGGCCAACGTCAGGCCGTAGGACGGCAGCCAGCACAGGGTAAAAGCTAACACGAGCATGGCCGACGTCTGGGTCACTCTGCTCTGGTATCGCTCTACCTGGGGGGCGCCGCCGGCGTGCTGCCTCCCCCACAGGAACCAGTAGATGCTGCCGTATGCCACCGCAATGGTGACCAGTGGAAGCAAGAAGGCCGCAAGGAAGTGGAACAATCCATAGATCAGCTGGTCTCTGTGGGACCAGAAAGCAAAGCAAGCGAGGCCATCAGAGGTTCGCCGTGGGGTTGCCACAATGCGAAAGACCAGCTGGGGAGTAGCCAGGCAGCAGGCCGGGACCCAGAGGAGCGCAGCAGCTATAGACACCCGGCGAGGGGAGAGGAGGCCGAAGGCTCTGGCGGGCCGCACCACAGTCAGATAGCGAGACACAGCCAGCGCGGCCAGCGTGAAGGCGCTGGCCGAGGAGCAGGCCGAACCCATGAAGCTCACCAGACGACACATGACGTCCCCAAACGGCCACCACTGCATGGCGATGGCAGCAGTGTGgaagggaagcatggagagcaGAAGCAGGTCTGCAGCGCTCAGAGCCAGCAGGAGGACGTCAGTTCCTGTGCCGGTCATGGAGCTCTGAGGGGACTGTCCAGTACATCCCACCCTACATCTCCGCCTCCCACACAGAATCACCATCACCACGGCGTGGCCGCCAACTCCCAGCACCAGAATCAGTACATCTAATATCGGGACCAGGACCTGCTCCACATTTTCCAGCCCAGCGTCACTGCTGTTCCCCAGAAGATCCTCTGAACCCGTAGAGTTGCACGGCAGCATCCTGTCCTCAGTTATGGAGATGTCTTCCAGTCATACTACCACTGTTGGCTTTTGGTTGGGTCAAATATTTTCAAGCTGGTCATAAAACTACTGATAATACCTGATTACTCATACTGTGGGTCAATAGCAGTTTACTCAGAAATAACAGCACGCTGATTTCCACATACTTCCCTAAAGGTTGATGACAAAATGACCAATAAAAATGCCTGCAGGTGGATGTTAtgtacatgaataaatacacatacagtagattaCATACATTCATGTCCCCTCTGACATTGTGAAAATCCAGCAAATGACCATTTTCATAGTAGAGTTCAAGGTACTTCCAGTGTGCTGTATGTGAATCAAGCCACTCCAGTCCTCGCAATCAGCTCcacctctgattggctgggTGGCGGTAAAGTGCGTGAAATAACCTCAGACCTCTCCATTGAAGACAAGACACTCCTGATTTCTCAGCTGCTGAGGTTTCCATCCATCTCTTGTTGAGAGCGTCCAAGTGTTCAGAGCTTATAATGCCGTAGATTGTGTGATTTCCCGTCACCTCAGAGCAGGCGACCACTCCACGTGACGTCCTCAATCAGGCCCCATGCTCAGCACTCCACAATCAGCTTCATTCCTGCCTCCGAGGAACGGATCTCCTGAGAAACAGAGTTCTGGCAGAAGTGAATAGCTCGACAGTAAGAGAGTAAACGGCAGGTGAACTCTGGACTGATTATCACAGAGCAGGAGAGCGATGGGCTGGCCTGCTCTTTGTGGGAGGGCCTAATGGGGCCAAACATACTTTTTTTCCCACGGTCCATTgtttctgttcattttctgaaaggaTCCGTACATTTTCTATAAGCGTTGTCCCTTCTCACGcatacacaaaacacacacagatatgatgtattcacagagacagagaaaaataGTGTTTGCCTTCAGAAATCAGGGTAATTATTGACTGCCGGTCTGATAGCAAACACTGAACTGCTATCACATCTACTGCAGATAACTGCAATAAAGCACTATCAGTGTCAGCGTAAGCAGCTGAGCTCAAGAGCTGTAAATTCAGCTCATCTGTATTATTGTAAACAACAAGAGAAAATGTACAGGAACCCAGATAGGCTTGGGTCAACAATGCGAAGATAAACAGAACTGAAAAGCAAGAATTTGAGAAGAGAGTGCTGCAGGCTAGAGATTTATAATTCATTAACAGCACCAAAAGGAAATGGGGAAGAATGGATTCCAATGTTGCTCTTCATCGATTTTTAGGGCATCGATTTATGAGCGTGAGAAGCGGAGGGGAGTTGTTTTCTTGGCGTTGCATGCCTTCGCTCGGCTCTGCAGTCGCTTTGCTTCCTTCACAGTCTCTTAGCATGAGCCGGGCAAATGTTGGTTCATGTCCGCGGCGTTGCACTGGAGAAGTTGAGGCGTAGTGTTAAGTGTCCCACCTGGTGGTGAATCTCGCTGATCCTCTCGGCCCGAGCCGAGTGAGGTCATACCGAGCTCTGGAAAAGGCAGCTGTAATCATTAGATTACTGTTCCattgcagtaacagtaacaataAGGCAGCTATTACCAAGTATTTGGCATTGGATGGGTGTGTTTTTCAAATGTACTCTTCCTGAAGTACACTCGTGTGTGTTGTTTCTCACCAGCAGAGAACAGCTGTTCTCTATCTACCGCCACAGAACTTTGTGTTCCTCCATTTTGGCTGACTCCCGCCTGTTCTCTGGCCTCCACGCAGGCGAGGAGCTCATAACCTCGGTCTCATTTCAGGGCTGTGGAGCAGAAAAAATGACTTCTCATCTGTTGATGAGGTAGTGCGATGGAAAGTAATAGGCTAGGCGGCAACTGTTATTGTGACCTTTTTAGTGAGCTATTTGTTGGATAAAAGCCTCGAATCACACTGTGTTCTTGGTCATTAATACCAAGCTGTCATGTCCATAGTCCTGACTCTGTGCTGCCCCACAGCGGGCTGCCAACACCGAGCTGTTGCCAGACAGTCCACATTTGGCCTTTTAACATAGAGCTGGGATTGACGTGCTTCTTTTCCTTACcctcttttctcttctgtcTTCCCCCCCTCTTTGTGGCTCcttttcttttcccttttccattctgtctttatttatctccccctcttctctctgttcCCTTCTCCTTTTTCAGATGTCGGCTCGGTCGAAGGCTTAGCGTACCACAGGGGCTGGGATATGCTGTACTGGACCAGCTACACCACCTCAACCATCACCCGCCACACTGTGGATCAGAACCGCTGGGGTGCTGTTGACAGGCACATTGTGGTCAGCATGTCGGGAGACGACCACCCGAGAGCCTTTGTCCTTGACGAGTGTCAAAGGTCAATACATTAATTCACATCACAACCTCCTTGCATTCAAAACAATTCCTAAATAAGGTCAAAACATTCTCATGTACTGATTTTTATTCTCTCCTGCAGCCTCATGTTTTGGACCAACTGGAATGAGCAGTCTCCCAGTATCATGCGTGCCACACTGTCTGGTTCCAACGTCCTTGTGATCATTGGCAATGACATTCGAACCCCTAACGGCCTGGCCATAGACCACCGCGCTGAAAAACTGTATTTCTCTGACGCCACACTAGACAAGATAGAGCGCTGCGAGTATGACGGCACTCGCCGCTACGTGAGTGacatgcacactcacatgcacacacatcgTGCTGCGTAATGGAAACTGTTGTACTACAGTatgattgtattattattatcgggTTGCCATAATAACAGTTTATCATTTCAAGTTTGCTGCAGGGCTGAATGTGTGAGGTCATGACTGTGGATGTGCTTCCCCCTGCAGGTGGTGTTGAAGAATGAGCCGGTTCATCCGTTTGGCCTGGCCGTGTACGGTGACTACCTCTTCTGGACTGACTGGGTGAGGAGGGCCGTGCTTCGGGCTGACAAATACACAGGAGGAGACATGAAGGTGCTGCGTGCCGACATACCTCAGCAGCCAATGGGCATCGTCGCCGTGGCCAACGACACCAATAGCTGTGAGTTTTTACACAGTGAGGGATCCagttggctgtgtgtgtgtgtgtgtgtgtgtgtgtgtgtgtgtgtgtgtgcgcgcgctaTGTCCCGCCCTTGGGCTCTGACCCAAATCAACCACAGAAAACACCTTTAAAACACTCAAATCCATAGGACTTATTAACAAAGACGTACAAACAAGACAATAAAAACTCATAGGCTGCGGTTGCTAACGGAGTGATATGACCTagaagtatctcagtagcagccgtgataagagctgtttgaattctctaaatgctaaggaaaggagcttcaatgcttcctttattacctcctttagaataggagacactggaccatcctttaccaaaagaaaggtgaaaatgccgtcccacaattccttgcggccgcaacATTTAGagcgacgcaccattctgccattcatgaaaacaaacaaaacacttgcATATGATcttcatacagtcatatactaacatgattcatgttgataaatatgagtggatAGTGATAaccatttagtttcactttatttgtaattaattaattatttatttatttatttagaacatgtaacaaataacaaataaaatgaacatatagcaaactgtcaatcaacaaataatcaacataaataaatattacatgtcagCCGCGTGTGTGTCATGACTGTTCTGAactgtatattgttttttaatgcgTAGGACTGGGTAATATGGATAAAATCCTTTtatgaatgtactgtatgttgtgaTTTTGTAAATCTTCTAGAAAAATCAATTGAGAAACTTTTAAATACAGAATAATATACCTCTATaagttctgaagtctctacactggctgcctgtctctcagagaattgatttcaaaatactgctgctggtttacaaagcactaaatggtttagggccaaaatacatttctgatcttctgctgtgttatgaaccatccagacctctcaggtcatctggatcagatctgcttagtgtccccagagtcagaactaaacatgcagaagcagcgttcagtttttatgcaccaaatatctggaacaagctcccagaaacctgcaggaccgctccaactctcacttcttttaaaacaaagcttaaaactttcctgtttgcgggtgccttttattctgacactgcactataacttttactcttgagttttatgcaattttagcctctatcctagcttttatttttagcttgtttttattttctaatctttaatgttttaatgtttttataactgttttaattatttcttgaatgtttctgtaaagcactttgaattgccctgttgttgaaatgtgctatacaaataaagctgccttgccttgccttgccttgcctataaGAATGCCTATTTTTTAGCTAATCCAGCTAATTAAATACCTGCCAAGTCAAGGtacttcataataataattacaaagtGAAATGCGGTTTGAAATGTATAGCTAAATCATTCATGTCATCTCAAAATTTGCACTAATATGCACCTAAACCAACTAaacattttgtttatatttacaaGTTGAGCAACCATCTGCTGTGTAGAACTTGAGGTAATGTCTTTACATTTTATTACAGCACAGGTTATAGTTTGTTACGTTCCTCGATTAGGGTCCAGGGGTTGAGGGGAGAAGTAATAGAATAAACTCAGGGAAAGAGAAGCATGGACaaccaaagttaaaaaaaagtcacaatatattGATAGTGTACGAGCCAAAATATACATGTAGCCTGTATTGTTTATTATCATTTGTTTAGGCCACACACGTTCTTTTTGGTTACTATCATTTCCGGTAATTGCCACCAAAAGGGTGtgtttttcactttatttacctGTGCACTTGCACGGCAGGATTCAGACAAAGAGGGTGAGTTAGGCTCAGACATTTTCTGTTGACCGTCACGTCACATCATCTACTTTAGTTATTCCAGTTAGCCTAAGTTATTGCTTGTCattcttttcatttaaataagcaACATAAATGCATCTGGACTTATGGATTTCTTGGAACAGGTCACAGTAAAGAGCCTACTTAGCATCTTAGCAGCTTTTGATTGATAGTAGCCACTACAAACagtaaaatcaaattaaatgcTCACAATGACCAACTGAAATCTACTTTCTACAAGGAAAGCGGCACTAAGAAACAGACCGCAGCACAAGACGAATAAACACCCCCCCTCTAGAACGGAGCTACCGACCCCGGTACACACTTACTCAACCGACGTCAACCAACACACACGCCACCAGCCCCGTCTGTTCGTCTCTCCGGTCTCTTAACCACTCGGCCCTAATGAGTGATTGAGCCCAGCCGCCGTACATCCACTCACTGCAGCTGCATGGCGGGGTGAGGGCGGCACCTgaagagacacaggagagagagcagaaagaacacacacaacacatataTATAGTTCCTTGGTGATAACACCATAAATCAAACTAATCAACTGAAAGGTTTTGGTATGGGCTGTAAGTGTTGtacctaaacacacacaaaacacaaagatgttTTTCTGTCCCAACAGAGCAGTTAATGACAGAAGTAATCTAGGAGTGACACTGCAGCAGATGAGTTGATGACATTTTACAGAATGGGCCCACCTGACATTCACAACCCCAATATCAGCTCTATatcaccacagacacacacacacaaacacacacacacacacacacgagtgcCTGCTGAATTGCTGTTCTTCACTTCACAATCCATACGTCTCCACCTCTTTCTCCAACTCATCTTGTTCTACATCTCCCATCGTCTGTATCCTTATAAATCAATGCTGCGCTGCGTTTTTTTTCTCTACCGTTATCGTTGGCCATCTTCCTCCCTCAAGTTGCCTCATTCGGTAAACTCTGTCACGCTCCAATACCCTCAGCGACCATACGAGCCGAGAGCCCGCGGTAATAGCTGCAAATCCCATTTAGATTGAGTCACATTGAATTATGCATTCAGCGGAGGCAGAGCCATTCGCCACATTCATGCAGCCGTATCTGTCTGCTGATGTGGATGCACACATGTGGGCGGAGGGGTGGGGTGGTGTTTGCTTGTGTGTCAGGAGGGTGGATGTGGAAAGTCTTagccaactgtgtgtgtgtgtgtgtgttaatatgtGCAGGTTTGTGTGGCTAAACCTCCTTAACTTTCCTCATCTCTTCATAGGTGAGTTCTCACTGTGCCGTGTTAACAACGGAGGGTGTCAGGACCTGTGTTTGTTGACCTCTGAGGGAAGGGTTAACTGCAGTTGCCGTGGCGACAGACAGCTTTTGGAAGACAACACCTGCATAGGtaatatataatacaaataataaaaaaacgaaGTTTGATTGAACACTAGGACGGCCATAGCTTACTCAATTTAACAGTGTGGTTCCAAAATCTTAATTATTCCACTGTCATTGTATGATATGTTTCCCTCCTGCACTGACTTTTCCTAAATATCTATTCTGCACATGCCTGTATTGTCATATTGATTGAATGTCATTTAGAAAACCAAAAAGATGGATTTTTTATGACAAAAGCCCCCTTTAGTTGCCAGGAGTAGCGCAGATTAACGTTGGTACTCTCCTCCGACTTTCCCCCGGCAACCGAACTGACGCATTCTAACTGTTAGATAAGCTGTGTGCGGTGTGTGGGTCTGTGTATCGACTGAACACAGCGTCACAATGCGCTAAAGAGGTGGAGATTGATGAGGGGTTAATGACCGATCAGCACGAACCAAAAGATACAGATGCTCTTTGGCGAAGGATTTGGAGAAAATCGTACCCCTAAAGAGCCTGGCGGTtcaagtgttaaaaaaaactttagaaGCCAGAGAAGTGATACCatgtaaagtttaaaaaaagtaatcttCTCCACActattttattcaaatattttgtatttttaatcaAAAGACTGAGATCAGGCTTTGAATGGATTTGAACAAGCACAGAAGGGTTTTCCATGCTGCGTGCCTCAGGGGAAGGCAACTCTTCCTAAGTgcatttttctgtctttgtctcgCAGCTCTCAACACTACATGTAACAACATTGATGAGTTTGAGTGTGGAAACGGAGATTGTGTTAACTACACGCTGACTTGTGACGGCATGGCCAACTGCAAGGACAAGTCTGATGAGAAACAGTCCTACTGTGGTGAGTGGAACCGTTCTCTCAGTCAAAACAGTGTCATCCATATTTCTCGTTGACATTTCTAATTTGAGTGTGTCGTTTCTCGTCTGGTTCTCAGCCAACCGTGTGTGCAAGAAGGGTTACAGGCGGTGTGTGAACACCCGCTGTGTCGGGCATAGCTCCTGGTGCAACGGGCAGGACGACTGTGGAGACAATTCTGATGAAGTCTTCTGTAACAGTGAGTTGATTAAACAAGTTCTTCCCGCCTGCAGTCATGTGACATTTTCAAATTATATTCCACCTAAACACCGTCTCTTGTTTTGTCAGCCACGCTGTGCATAGCCGATCAGTTCCAGTGCAGAGACGGAGGCTGCATCACCAACTCCAGCAAGTGCAACCAGAAAGTGGACTGTCAGGATGCCAGCGACGAGATGAACTGCAGTAAGTTAAAATCATCCGAATCATTCAGAATCTCTAACTGTGAGGGAACACTTTCTCCCCGGCTGCGGTATAAAGTAGTGttgctctctttttttgtttttaagctgCCACGGACTGTTCCAGTTACTTCCATCTGGGAGTGAAAGGAGTGACATTTCAGAAGTGCGAGTTCACCACGCTCTGCTACGCCACTTCATGGCTGTGTGACGGAGCTAATGACTGTGGAGACTTCTCAGATGAAAGAAATTGCCCAGGTATTTTATACTCGTATTTTCTGTACATGCAGTATAGCACgtaaaaagtgaaattattTTTCCACAGATGGATTAGAGCTAGAAGTCCAAATTGGATTATTCCAAACGGAACAAAAACAACGAATGTTTTCATCCATTAAATTGTGGTTTGGGAAATTCTCCTTGAAAACATTGGCACTGGCTTAACTCcttcatgtttttcttctttgacTTTTCCATCACTCTACCAGGGAGCGGTAAAACAAAGTGTCCAACACCCTTCTTCGCCTGTCCTAGTGGACGTTGTATCCCTATGAGCTGGACTTGTGATAAGGAGAATGACTGTGAGAACGGCGCGGACGAGGCTCACTGTGGTAAGTTTAGATACTAGAGCCCAAACAAGCTGCACGTCAACCAGACCGTTACTTTGTTTTGACGCTTGTGTTTTGCACTTCATGCATTCTTCTCTGGACCTCTAGATAAATTCTGCTCAGCCTCTCAGTTTGAGTGTGGGAACCACCGCTGCATTCCCAACCGCTGGGTGTGCGACGGAGCCGACGACTGCGGCGACAGCAGCGACGAGGACAGCAAGTGCAGTGAGTGTTGGGCACAAACCTTTAAACCTTTTGTGAATGCAAATACAAGAACAATTAGCGCTAATGTATCCAGCACCAAAGATATTTTGACAGCAGTAGATTCTGTGGAAAAATCTAAAACGTGCATTACATTATTAAACTTGGAGGAATCATCTCATTTGTGGATATTATGAGACTCTTTTAGGTAGAGCTTTAATTCAGCTGGTGACTACTGCACAACACTCAAGTGAAATATGGACTAAAACATCGGCGTGTTTGTAAAGAATTTTGGTTTTTGTGAGCTTTAATCAATCATTCTGGCTCTGAAACATTcccagaatataattattagtgctgtcaatcgattaaatatttaatcgtgattaatcacatgattgtccatagttaatcacgattaatcgcaaattaattacacattttttatctattcaaatgtaccttaaagggagatttgtcaaggtTTTAATGCTCTCAACATAGGCGTAagaaatatgcttgctttatgcaaatgtatgtatatatttattattggaaatcaattaacaacacaaaacaatgacaaatattaagTAAGTAAGTTTGAGGCATTATTTAACCTGCTTCTTTCGCAGCAAGCTagtatgtcatggttggtaccaatggattccttacgttttctagtttcatatgatgctagtatcttcactataaaagaaagatcaattgcattaatgtgttaaagaaattagtggcattaaaaacaaatttgtgttaacgcgttattatggcattaactctgacagccctaataatgatCTGatatatatctggtatattcAATACTCAGGGCATCAAATCATTTTCAATAACCTCTTTCCATCACAGAGACCAAAACCTGCAGTCCCGAGGCGTTCCAGTGTCCTGGATCACATATGTGTATCCCTCAGCGTTGGAAGTGTGACGGGGATAAAGACTGTCCTGATGGCGCCGACGAGAGCGTCAAAGCTGGCTGTGGTGAGTGCAGGCTGGGGTTGGATTCGGTCAAAATAAGAACATTTTAATAACCCAGAGAGACTAAGAAAGAGATAATTTACCTTATTCACGCTCCAAATGTTTTTATGTCTCAGTGTTCAACAACACGTGCAGCAGCAACGAGTTCATGTGCCAGAACCGACAGTGTATCCCCAAGCACTTTGTGTGTGACCATGACAGCGACTGCAGCGACGGCTCAGACGAGTCCCAGGAGTGTGGTGAGTGGAACCATGACCTCTTATTCCTGACGGGGTGATTTTAAAAaagctctctcctcctcctcgctctccACAATGAGTTCACCCTCGTGCCATTTCTCGCCGCAGAATATCCGACATGTGGAGCCAATGAGTTCCGCTGTGCCAACGGACGCTGCCTCATCCAGAGTTCATGGGAGTGCGATGGAGACTTCGACTGCCACGACCAATCAGACGAAGCCCCCAAGAACCCACGATGCACCGGGCCAGGTTAGTTCCACACGGCCTtttcttttatctatttatctaatTGAATCAGTACATTAATTGACATTGACAAGTGTTATATCATTATGCCAAATTTatctgcagtggtggaaagtaactgattatatttactcaagtactgtacttaagtacaattctgaagtacttgtactttacttgagtatttccatttcttctactttatacttccaccccactacatctcagaggtaaatattgtactttttaatacaaaatataatcaacttaTAAAtgatggatgtattattataaattaaactacccagcagtatataatataattaaaatgagctccaccgttactagctgcaacattaaagtgatgaacacatcgATGTATcagtaattataataaaatgatataattagggctgtcaatca
This portion of the Sebastes fasciatus isolate fSebFas1 chromosome 1, fSebFas1.pri, whole genome shotgun sequence genome encodes:
- the LOC141766248 gene encoding galanin receptor type 3-like, whose product is MLPCNSTGSEDLLGNSSDAGLENVEQVLVPILDVLILVLGVGGHAVVMVILCGRRRCRVGCTGQSPQSSMTGTGTDVLLLALSAADLLLLSMLPFHTAAIAMQWWPFGDVMCRLVSFMGSACSSASAFTLAALAVSRYLTVVRPARAFGLLSPRRVSIAAALLWVPACCLATPQLVFRIVATPRRTSDGLACFAFWSHRDQLIYGLFHFLAAFLLPLVTIAVAYGSIYWFLWGRQHAGGAPQVERYQSRVTQTSAMLVLAFTLCWLPSYGLTLALLSDNSSGATGASPRYGPFSVFARFMATSSTVMNPILYVLMSQKFRQDLLKLFGRRQRDSVAVAMTAA